A stretch of Coccidioides posadasii str. Silveira chromosome 2, complete sequence DNA encodes these proteins:
- a CDS encoding uncharacterized protein (EggNog:ENOG410PZ4B), with amino-acid sequence MVDCGENLQVAREDDAPGCPDGTTDNRMPSSGGSIKRGRTIGVLEEIQDLSDPENRKAKRRKSSTAVDSHDYHNGGPRHHRRLTDCSTHDDGRFHTELIPTHSVSSTPNNGMLQHNIIMDPVQESVCDTTPLDYDIGNPIKPPTICAQSPKNIPGRSKSVPIPTDSPHDTEPMSSTTLSRARRTMTNCEAQPPTSPANSIDELSLPISVQIAVDRSCLRSLRPQPRSEDDVASEREELGSDDFGGMPMEMYKPRPSRSRSKKTIEDEFGMSHITQEVMMSSHGEWSGECPHSLSKIVEQSTEEDRECLEQRDPQCLTIAMNTSTAGHPANTEVQFSIRPNAPMPMEGSKPERKTSKKKKLKRGKTTSAIVKKVSDHDVEDDVIWVDERPLASLPEEKVYLDPSKKGKDKPEDAIRTKDTCTEIPAESSTTQHSEANHSQTPVPAPKKRGRKPKKNLDGNIAIEVPNLKTCSREEVNQDEVCIDGLVPEQPALHDTDPPQMQPQLSPPPMLDEPIDGEDINIASKEPEPHPDPPAFRDNPNVDNKPEQQPSATPKKPVERGPDKHSPIAVNKKVPYRVGLSRKAKIAPLLKVIRK; translated from the exons ATGGTGG ATTGTGGAGAGAACCTTCAAGTTGCGCGTGAGGACGATGCCCCTGGATGTCCTGATGGGACGACGGACAATCGCATGCCCTCTTCAGGAGGAAGCATAAAGAGAGGCAGGACAATTGGGGTATTGGAAGAAATACAAGACTTAAGCGATCCTGAAAATAGGAAAGCCAAGCGGAGAAAGTCTTCGACGGCCGTTGACAGCCATGATTACCACAATGGGGGTCCTAGACACCATCGCCGCCTTACAGACTGTTCAACCCACGATGATGGTCGTTTTCATACGGAACTCATTCCCACCCATTCTGTCTCCTCTACTCCAAACAACGGGATGTTGCAGCATAATATTATAATGGACCCTGTTCAGGAATCCGTTTGTGACACGACTCCTCTCGACTATGACATAGGTAACCCAATAAAACCGCCTACCATATGTGCCCAGTCTCCTAAAAACATTCCGGGCCGCTCCAAATCCGTCCCTATTCCCACCGATTCTCCCCATGACACTGAGCCGATGTCATCAACGACTTTGTCACGGGCTCGCCGAACTATGACGAACTGCGAAGCGCAACCACCCACGTCACCTGCAAATAGCATTGATGAGCTGTCGTTGCCTATTTCTGTTCAAATCGCTGTGGATAGGTCTTGTCTACGCAGTTTAAGGCCCCAGCCTCGATCGGAAGACGATGTAGCGAGTGAGCGAGAAGAGCTAGGTTCCGATGATTTTGGAGGCATGCCAATGGAAATGTATAAGCCAAGACCCTCCAGATCACGCTCCAAAAAGACCATCGAAGATGAGTTTGGCATGTCTCATATCACTCAGGAAGTAATGATGAGCTCACATGGTGAATGGTCTGGAGAGTGTCCGCATAGTCTATCCAAAATCGTTGAACAAAGCACCGAAGAGGATCGAGAGTGTCTAGAACAAAGAGACCCTCAATGTTTGACTATTGCCATGAACACAAGCACGGCGGGACATCCAGCCAATACAGAGGTTCAATTCTCGATACGGCCGAATGCGCCTATGCCCATGGAAGGTTCAAAACCCGAGCGCAAGACAtctaagaaaaagaagctgaAAAGAGGAAAGACTACATCTGCTATAGTCAAAAAGGTATCTGACCATGATGTAGAAGATGATGTCATTTGGGTAGATGAGAGGCCTCTTGCCTCCTTGCCGGAGGAAAAGGTGTACCTCGACCCGtcgaaaaaagggaaagataAACCTGAAGACGCTATTCGGACCAAGGACACTTGCACAGAAATTCCAGCCGAGTCCTCAACGACCCAGCATTCCGAAGCGAATCATAGCCAAACACCCGTCCCCGCCCCTAAAAAGCGAGGTAGAAAGCCGAAGAAAAACCTCGATGGTAACATCGCCATCGAAGTGCCAAATCTTAAAACCTGCTCTCGTGAAGAGGTAAACCAAGATGAAGTGTGTATCGACGGTCTCGTCCCAGAGCAGCCCGCTCTTCACGACACCGACCCTCCCCAAATGCAACCCCAACTCAGCCCACCACCTATGCTCGACGAGCCCATCGATGGCGAAGATATAAATATAGCCTCAAAAGAGCCAGAGCCCCATCCCGATCCCCCAGCTTTCCGGGATAACCCCAACGTCGACAACAAACCCGAACAACAGCCATCAGCTACGCCAAAGAAGCCCGTCGAAAGGGGCCCAGACAAACATAGCCCCATTGCAGTAAACAAAAAGGTGCCCTATCGTGTGGGTCTAAGTCGCAAAGCGAAAATCGCGCCGCTCCTAAAAGTTATTCGCAAATAA
- a CDS encoding uncharacterized protein (EggNog:ENOG410PZ4B) yields MNHDGNTSPRFPGQTPSYPIVKEGSSLGPDLMVNHKQASIHPGQVDLDVNSRSNCELDDRDREQVDDCGENLQVAREDDAPGCPDGTTDNRMPSSGGSIKRGRTIGVLEEIQDLSDPENRKAKRRKSSTAVDSHDYHNGGPRHHRRLTDCSTHDDGRFHTELIPTHSVSSTPNNGMLQHNIIMDPVQESVCDTTPLDYDIGNPIKPPTICAQSPKNIPGRSKSVPIPTDSPHDTEPMSSTTLSRARRTMTNCEAQPPTSPANSIDELSLPISVQIAVDRSCLRSLRPQPRSEDDVASEREELGSDDFGGMPMEMYKPRPSRSRSKKTIEDEFGMSHITQEVMMSSHGEWSGECPHSLSKIVEQSTEEDRECLEQRDPQCLTIAMNTSTAGHPANTEVQFSIRPNAPMPMEGSKPERKTSKKKKLKRGKTTSAIVKKVSDHDVEDDVIWVDERPLASLPEEKVYLDPSKKGKDKPEDAIRTKDTCTEIPAESSTTQHSEANHSQTPVPAPKKRGRKPKKNLDGNIAIEVPNLKTCSREEVNQDEVCIDGLVPEQPALHDTDPPQMQPQLSPPPMLDEPIDGEDINIASKEPEPHPDPPAFRDNPNVDNKPEQQPSATPKKPVERGPDKHSPIAVNKKVPYRVGLSRKAKIAPLLKVIRK; encoded by the exons ATGAATCACGACGGGAACACCAGTCCGCGTTTTCCTGGTCAAACGCCCTCATATCCAATCGTGAAAGAGGGCAGTAGCTTAGGGCCCGATTTAATGGTGAATCACAAACAGGCTTCCATTCATCCTGGCCAAGTGGACTTGGATGTGAACTCTCGGAGCAATTGTGAGCTGGACGATCGAGACAGGGAACAAGTAGATG ATTGTGGAGAGAACCTTCAAGTTGCGCGTGAGGACGATGCCCCTGGATGTCCTGATGGGACGACGGACAATCGCATGCCCTCTTCAGGAGGAAGCATAAAGAGAGGCAGGACAATTGGGGTATTGGAAGAAATACAAGACTTAAGCGATCCTGAAAATAGGAAAGCCAAGCGGAGAAAGTCTTCGACGGCCGTTGACAGCCATGATTACCACAATGGGGGTCCTAGACACCATCGCCGCCTTACAGACTGTTCAACCCACGATGATGGTCGTTTTCATACGGAACTCATTCCCACCCATTCTGTCTCCTCTACTCCAAACAACGGGATGTTGCAGCATAATATTATAATGGACCCTGTTCAGGAATCCGTTTGTGACACGACTCCTCTCGACTATGACATAGGTAACCCAATAAAACCGCCTACCATATGTGCCCAGTCTCCTAAAAACATTCCGGGCCGCTCCAAATCCGTCCCTATTCCCACCGATTCTCCCCATGACACTGAGCCGATGTCATCAACGACTTTGTCACGGGCTCGCCGAACTATGACGAACTGCGAAGCGCAACCACCCACGTCACCTGCAAATAGCATTGATGAGCTGTCGTTGCCTATTTCTGTTCAAATCGCTGTGGATAGGTCTTGTCTACGCAGTTTAAGGCCCCAGCCTCGATCGGAAGACGATGTAGCGAGTGAGCGAGAAGAGCTAGGTTCCGATGATTTTGGAGGCATGCCAATGGAAATGTATAAGCCAAGACCCTCCAGATCACGCTCCAAAAAGACCATCGAAGATGAGTTTGGCATGTCTCATATCACTCAGGAAGTAATGATGAGCTCACATGGTGAATGGTCTGGAGAGTGTCCGCATAGTCTATCCAAAATCGTTGAACAAAGCACCGAAGAGGATCGAGAGTGTCTAGAACAAAGAGACCCTCAATGTTTGACTATTGCCATGAACACAAGCACGGCGGGACATCCAGCCAATACAGAGGTTCAATTCTCGATACGGCCGAATGCGCCTATGCCCATGGAAGGTTCAAAACCCGAGCGCAAGACAtctaagaaaaagaagctgaAAAGAGGAAAGACTACATCTGCTATAGTCAAAAAGGTATCTGACCATGATGTAGAAGATGATGTCATTTGGGTAGATGAGAGGCCTCTTGCCTCCTTGCCGGAGGAAAAGGTGTACCTCGACCCGtcgaaaaaagggaaagataAACCTGAAGACGCTATTCGGACCAAGGACACTTGCACAGAAATTCCAGCCGAGTCCTCAACGACCCAGCATTCCGAAGCGAATCATAGCCAAACACCCGTCCCCGCCCCTAAAAAGCGAGGTAGAAAGCCGAAGAAAAACCTCGATGGTAACATCGCCATCGAAGTGCCAAATCTTAAAACCTGCTCTCGTGAAGAGGTAAACCAAGATGAAGTGTGTATCGACGGTCTCGTCCCAGAGCAGCCCGCTCTTCACGACACCGACCCTCCCCAAATGCAACCCCAACTCAGCCCACCACCTATGCTCGACGAGCCCATCGATGGCGAAGATATAAATATAGCCTCAAAAGAGCCAGAGCCCCATCCCGATCCCCCAGCTTTCCGGGATAACCCCAACGTCGACAACAAACCCGAACAACAGCCATCAGCTACGCCAAAGAAGCCCGTCGAAAGGGGCCCAGACAAACATAGCCCCATTGCAGTAAACAAAAAGGTGCCCTATCGTGTGGGTCTAAGTCGCAAAGCGAAAATCGCGCCGCTCCTAAAAGTTATTCGCAAATAA
- a CDS encoding uncharacterized protein (CAZy:CE4~EggNog:ENOG410PGMP~COG:G): MAHSFLQGLPSAVFTLFLHRPKKSLLLLSSPAQLRFTSSWRESGTLQQARLVAVVMMFWKYFFPSIIVTVVGPTIEVNAKPTAPGTKLPSYREFPGFASQHFPGQIPDPGFAARKQLEYQKRGINRCGPDFGPCQEGACCSLHGYCGNGPEYCGAPDCLFDFGSGCDALKWPEGEDTSPVSRPHVGEVPYSFIPIYQCVNPNTVALTYDDGPNIYTSDLLDILDSYDAKATFFVSAFNSGKGSIDDPNYPWADILRRMYNNGHQIASHTWSHQNLDTMSRELRRHQMIKTEMVLRNVLGAFPTYMRPPYSACSVQSGCLADMDDLGYHVAYFNVDTDDYNNASPHQIQRSKDLFDHAMAMHEVTGRPMLVIAHDVHEQTVYNLTIHMLRRLYEADYQAVTLGECLGDPPTNWYRFMNESAALYPGKTNPDTYRRPGEKPISNDGTCGNEYTCSGSKFGKCCSAHGFCGNASDHCELGCQESAGECRAQLGSIDILKKKKHKHKHKHKHKHKNKDKDKHSCNYDEDMDCEEDYDRDWEHDYEESYEDDEDGMEDEYDDYDGGDDGDEEDGD; this comes from the exons ATGGCGCACTCCTTCCTCCAGGGTTTACCCAGTGCTGTGTTTACTCTTTTCCTGCACCGGCCGAAGAAATCCCTTCTGCTGCTTTCGTCTCCCGCTCAACTTCGATTTACTTCTTCCTGGCGAGAGAGTGGCACGCTTCAACAAGCTCGTCTGGTGGCTGTTGTCATGATGTTTTGGAAATATTTTTTTCCGTCTATTATCGTTACGGTAGTAGGACCTACGATAGAGGTTAATGCAAAGCCAACTGCACCCGGTACGAAATTACCGTCGTATCGAGAGTTTCCGGGCTTCGCTTCACAGCATTTCCCTGGTCAGATACCCGATCCTGGCTTCGCTGCTCGAAAACAGTTGGAGTATCAGAAACGCGGCATCAACCGTTGTGGCCCTGATTTCGGCCCATGCCAAGAAGGGGCTTGCTGCTCACTGCATG GTTATTGTGGCAATGGTCCAGAATATTGCGGGGCTCCGGATTGCCTGTTCGACTTTGGGAGTGGTTGTGATGCTTTGAAATGGCCGGAAGGCGAAGATACTTCCCCTGTTTCTCGCCCACACGTCGGAGAAGTGCCTTACAGCTTTATTCCGATTTATCAGTGTGTCAATCCAAACACAGTTGCTCTGACTTACGATGACGGCCCAAACATCTATACGAGCGATCTTTTGGACATTCTTGACTCTTATGATGCAAAGGCTACATTCTTCGTCTCTGCTTTTAACTCTGGTAAAGGCAGTATCGACGACCCAAATTACCCATGGGCCGATATCCTTCGTCGAATGTATAACAACGGCCATCAAATCGCCAGCCATACATGGTCGCATCAGAATCTGGATACCATGTCCAGGGAATTACGTCGTCATCAAATGATAAAGACTGAGATGGTGCTTCGCAATGTTCTCGGTGCATTTCCCACCTATATGCGCCCACCTTACTCCGCATGTTCGGTCCAGTCAGGCTGCTTGGCGGATATGGATGATTTGGGATATCATGTTGCTTACTTTAACGTGGACACGGACGACTACAATAATGCTTCGCCACACCAAATCCAACGCTCCAAGGATTTGTTTGACCATGCTATGGCAATGCATGAGGTAACCGGCCGCCCTATGCTCGTCATTGCTCATGATGTTCATGAACAAACGGTCTACAATTTGACTATTCATATGCTCCGTCGTCTATACGAAGCTGATTACCAGGCTGTTACCCTTGGCGAATGTTTAGGGGACCCTCCAACCAACTGGTACCGCTTCATGAATGAGTCTGCTGCTTTATATCCCGGCAAAACAAATCCAGACACTTACAGGCGGCCCGGAGAGAAGCCCATCTCGAATGATGGCACCTGTGGAAATGAATACACCTGCAGCGGCTCCAAGTTTGGTAAATGTTGCAGTGCGCATGGTTTCTGTGGTAATGCCTCGGATCATTGTGAATTGGGATGCCAAGAATCGGCTGGAGAGTGTCGCGCGCAATTGGGAAGCATCGACATTcttaaaaagaagaaacacaAGCATAAGCATAAGCACAAGCACAAGCACAAGAATAAGGATAAGGACAAGCACTCATGTAATTACGACGAGGATATGGACTGCGAGGAGGATTATGATCGCGACTGGGAACATGACTACGAGGAAAGCTATGAAGATGACGAAGATGGGATGGAAGATGAATATGACGATTACGACGGCGGCGATGATGGTGATGAAGAGGATGGGGATTGA